The sequence GTAGGTCTAACCTTTCTCAAAACATGTGGCCTTTTCCCTCTGCAAGGACTGGAGGGCATAATAAACATGAACAGAGGAACAGACAAAAGAAATGGAAAGATGTGACAGAAATAAAGTGGAGAGAGAGTCGGAGGGAGAGATAGTGGGGACTTACGCAGGCCTGTCCTCCAATATAAGAGCTGTGGTGGACAGTGGCTCAAAGTCCAGGTTCTTCCTCCGGCCTTGTTGAGGCTGAGTAGGGGACGTCCCAGCTGACGTTCCCCCAGGCCCAGCCTTGCCCACCCTGGCCTCAAACTCCTGCAGATACATCAACAACCTGAATCCCTATAGGTACTAGAAAACACAGCCCAAATACAGGTCAACTAGCCTCTTGGGTTTAGATTTGAAAGAGAGGAAAGACAGTGGCTTTAGCCGTGAGGGGTGACAGGATCAGCTGACAGGCTTGTGGAAATCACAAGGCCCATGCAGGCAGCAGCCTAtgtggctggggagagaggaattagagagagagaatgaggggactAAAGAGTGTGTGATGGTGGGGGAGACTGTGGAGTGTGTAATGGTTGTTGATGACTGTGGAGAGAGATCTGGAGAGAGGTCGAGAAAGAGAGCATTCTTagggtgtacagttgaagtcggaagtttacatacacttaggttggagtcattaaaactcgtttttcaaccactccacaaatctcttgttaacaaactatagttttggcaagttggttaggacatctactttgtgcatgacacaagtcatttttccaacaattttttacatACAGatatcacttataattcactgtatcacaattacagttggtcagacgtttacatacactagattgactgtgcctttaaacagcttggaaaattccagaaaatgatgtcatggctttagaagcttctgataggctaattgacatcatttgagtcaattggaggtgtacctgtggatgtatttcaaggcctaccttcaaactcattgcctctttgcttgacatcattgaaaaatcaaaaaaaaatcagccaagacctcagaaaaataaattgtagacctccacaagtctggttcatcattgggagcaatttccaaacgcctgaaggtaccacgttcatctgtacaaacaccatggaccactcagccgtcataccgctcaggaaggagaagcgttctgtctcctagagatgaacgtactttggtgcgaaaggtgcaaatcaatcccagaacaacagcaaaggaccttgtgaagatgctggacgaaacaggtacaaaagtgcctatatccacagtaaaacgaatcctatatcgacataacctcaaagatcgctcagcaaggaagaagccactgctataaaactgacataaaaaagccagactacggtttgcaactgcacatggggacaaagattgtactttttggagaaatgtcctctggtctgatgaaacaaaaatagaactgtttggccataatgaccatcattatgtttggaggaaaaagggggacgcttgcaagccgaagaacaccatcccaaccgtgaagcacgggtggcagcatcatgttgtggtggtgctttgctgcaggagggactggtgcacttcacaaaatagatgacatcatgaagaaggaaaattatgtggatatcttgaagcaacatctcaagacatcagtcaggaagtgaaagcttggtcgcaaatgggtcttccaaatggacaatgaccccaagcatacttccaaagtcgtggcaaaatggcttaaggacaacaaagtcaaggcattggagtggccatcacaaagccctgacctcaatcctatataacatgtgtggtcagaactgaaaaagcgtatgcgagcaaggaggcctacaaaacctgactcagttacaccagctctgtcaggaggaatgggccaaaattcacccaacttattgtgggtagcttgtggaaggctacccgaaacgtttgacccaagttaaacaatttaatttaattcttaaaataaagtggtgatcctaactgacatttacatttaagtaatttagcagacgctcttatccagagcgacttacaaattggtgcattcaccttatgatatccagtggaacaaccactttacaatagtgcatctaaatcttttagggggggggtagaaggattactttatcctatcctaggtattccttaaagaggtggggtttcaggtgtctccggaaggtggtgattgactccgctgtcctggcgtcgtgagggagcttgttccaccataggggtgccagagcagcgaacagttttgactgggctgagcgggaactgtgcttcctcagaggtaggggggccagcaggccagaggtggatgagcacagtgccctcgtttgggtgtagggactgatcagaacttccaacttcaactgtacatcatgAGTCATGTCTAGGGGTCAATAAATGCCCCTGATATCCAATGCGTTTGTTTCGTGCAAGTTGGTGCATTGACTATCTAATAGACCAAGTGACTAGCTACATCACCATACATCCCTCAGCTCCACTACACCTTACAAGGCTCACCTTTGACCTTTCACAATGCATGAAACGGCTACTGTATGGATGTCAATGGCTACATTGTCTTGTGTTGTGGCTCCTTCAAGACATTTATGGGTGTAGTTACAAAGGGGGCTATCAGAAGAAAAAGGCTGGTAAGGACGGGGGAGGGGAGTGCCATCTCAGGAGAGTGAGATTTACCAAAACCAGTGAAGAGGAACAGCCACCATAGTAAAAGTGGAGAAATAGGCACAGCTTTTTCACCATTTGATTGCTGCTGTCCTATAGTACTTAGAAAAGGTCAGAGATGAACTGTGTTTAACCAACACCAATGCTTTTCTAGAGGCACACTATCATATATAAATCACAAAGTATATACCAGAAAAGCATATAGAGCTATGTGACCActtgtaatgtcaaagtgtataTACAATCAACTGTGTATTAATAAATGTCAAGTCAAATATATCAATGTAAGGTAAACCAAAAACATTAACATTTGCAGGTATATATTCTTAAATTTTCCCGATTTCACTTATATCatcaaaatcaatcaatcatagtACATTTTGGGGCTCATGCTCGGGTATTTACCTAAATAAGTAGAAGATTGTAGAAAAATAATGTTAAAAGTAACATTATATTCTTAAGACATAAGTTGAAAATGGTACAGTAGCTGCTTCCTGTCATGTCATTTTGATTTATAGCCGAGTGTCAAAACACTGGTTTTAAATGTCCAAATTCATAATCAATATGCTGAAATAAGTTATGATTATGCACCAAGACATAAAAATGTCACGCTTGTGTTCAGATTACTTGTATTTGCTAAATTAGTACCTTAAAAACTGCTCACACATCAACATTTATCAAGCCAGACAGAAATTGATTAGCTTGTTCTACtgtaattttatttaactagggcaagtcagttaagaacaaattcttatttacaatgatggcctagggacagtgggtttactgccttgttctggggcagaacgacagatttgtatttcgtcagctcggggatttgaacttgcaacctttcgtttcggttactagtccaacgctctaaccactaggccacgcTGCCGCCCGTAATCAATAGCGTGCACACAGGAATCACTCACATGGATATTGTATGTAAATCAATGGTACTGGGACAATTGTCTGCCGCTACTTGCACCATTTTTCGCTCTTCTGAAAGACAAACCACAATGAACTTGGGTATACTACATATAACAGTCAATAGATGAGAACCTGTAGTGGCCATTTATCAACTTATCGCCTTGTGGGACAAAGTTTACGGTAGATGACCAATACTAAAAAGTAAACAACACTGGATCATTTCAACAAATAACTGCTCCACAGGTAGTTCTACATAGTAACAGGGGTTGGCTCTCATTTGAGTGACAGCTTCACTGTCAAATCTGTGTATTTGTTTGTGGCCAGCGGCTTTTAGAAAGAGTGCGCCCTGATTTTCCTATTGACCTTTGAGTTTGAAAAGGACAACCACGTTCTTACACGCTGACCACAGCGCTtgcgtcgcaaaataaatgtacacatacatgttattcaatcattgcactcacactgctcgcgcacgtctgcgtagccaggcgctaaaaatagaacttggttctatttgttaAGCacaacgcgctgcaagtcctgcctctcccatctcctcattggtttttaggagcatataccatcgtgggtgattgaaagatgaactgaggtccacactccagtccagtcggTTGTGGTAATGttaccttaaagttggttgccaaccgccatataaactccaaagaagaagaagcctgaaggaggagagattactagaaatgaactcggtttacccttttatctgtggattaattggcggagtagaggaccttgtgcatttcaggtataataacaacccaatgtttatatcccaggccAATTTAGCTagcaaaagctagctagctaaattgccataaatgtttaatgcttttcgacctgtccccggagtttgttttgatatttcaacctgcgtgtcctgatcacaTCTGGTGTAAGTGGACAAAATCAACTTGCACGCATGCAGTCTGGTCAGCATTGTTAGACATGCGACGGACAGGCGCATATGATAAAATCAACGGTACCAAACCAAAGATATTCATCTATTTAAATTAATCGATTTAGTGTCATCTTGATGACTATAAATGTTTATATTAAGTTCACCAATCTGAGGTTAAAATTATGTGTAATTTCACTTCGTTGCATGAGGTGAAAATGCAAGCTTGTGTAAGGTAGTAACACAAACTGTCCACATTAGGGAAATTAGCGTATTATTAAATAATTGAATATGGCAAAATAACTCAACATGTCCATTTCGGATGTTAGTATATGTTGCCTAATCAAACAATTGCAACAATGACATCTATTTCTCACTCATTTAACCATTTATAGTAAAAAAAATGCCCTCAAACACAATTTAACTAGGAGCTCTAATCTAGATTCCATAGTGTCTGTGTAGCTGCCTGAACGTTCGCCGTCCATAATAAGGAATACGGGCAAATCTAATAGATCTATCACATTTGAGAACGTATGTAAGGAAAAATGGATTACAACACTCTGCATTTTGAGCCGCAGAGTCTATGAGCTGCTGGAGCTATGGCAAGAGTCTCAGAGACCTTGGGATTGTCGAAGATTACTTTGATACTGCATTAAATTATGATAATTTGTCCTAGCATGCATTTTCCCCTCCTATGTTAGTACTAGGGTGGGCATGGACATGAGTTGTATGGTCAATGGAAATGGTTGCTTAGCAGCCCCATGCAGATAGGAGATTGAGAAGATGACTGAAAAGGAAACTCGAGAAAGTCCATACCCCTGCGCTTAAGAGATTTGGTGTGGACACAGACGTGAGACCATCTGGAATACTCTCCTGATGAAAGAAGAACAACGTTCACACTCAGTTCAATCCCTCCAAAGTGtctatcaaaaaaaaaaaaagagtcatGTCAAGTAGTTCAGGGTAaccactttatttggatagtctgtagagcatctacagatggactatcagtaacatttcaactaacaatctattaacccttatcctaaccctaagcTTAACCCTTGttctaaacctaactctaaccttagcAGATAGTTTGTTGATCGTATGACCACCTGTAGAGCATCTACCGATGGACTATTCGGACTATCCAAAATAAAGTGTGACCCTTCAGTACACATCCAATCCACATAAGCAATTTTGCCCTTTGGCCATGTTAAGGAAGATGGGCAACGTTATCGAAAGGGCCTCTGTTGGAGATGCAATTCAATCCCTACCCCTCCATGTAGAATAACTGCATGAGGGATCAACCCATCACCTGAGCTTCTATACGGCACATTTCTGGAACACATTTTAGATGGACCGTCTGACATCTAGATCCCTACTCTAACCTGTGTAGCTCACTCTAGATGAGGTCACTCTCTTCTAGTCATAATCTCAGTAGGACAGTGAGGCTTATAAACACTCATCACTCATCTTGTCTGCAGCTGTATGTACTAGAGTTGAGTGCACTACTAATCCAGTGAAGGGACACATTTAACTGGCTTCAGTGTCCGTTTCCATCCAGGCATGAAAACATGCATTAGTGCCTCCAATGACTGTGAAGACGGATCTGTACCTGCATGGCAGAgtaggggagggagacagggagtgaggagaagagggggagagagaggaaggaaggacgTAGCCAGGGGCTGAGGGCAGGAGACGGCTGAGGCCAGGAGACGGCTGAGGCCAGGAGACGGCTGAGGCCAGGAGACGGCTGAGGGCAGGAGACGGCTGAGGCCAGATGGGCATAATTCAAGCTCAATCGAGGCTCAACATACCAGGCAGTAGGCAAGAGGCGTACACCTTGAATAAAAACCTACTCTTTacccaggcagccagccaggcagctagccAGCCTCAGGGACAGAGCCAGCTGGAGCATACACCCTCAACAGCTGCAGTGGCAGATGGGCCTGCCAGGCTCCAACCTGAATGAGCTGAACCCTACTCTCTCGTCGGTGTTGGGAAGGAGTAGGCAAAGTACAGGCCGGCTAAAGCCTTTGTCGCACTACTATATATAAGCTCTGATGCCATTATTACCAGGCACTCTATTATAGGATTCTCAGAAGGAATGATATCTGATGTTAAAGAATTTACTCGAGCTGTGAGCATGAGATGCTATCAGTATGCTACCTGGTCAGACAGGTATCGGTGAGTTGTAAGAATAGGGCGTCGGGAATGATTGTTATGCTGTGTCATTGCGTGTTGCACAAGGCTGCACAAGGCTGCAACTGTGTCCGTTTCAAGTGGCAACTAGTGAATCATGTGATACAAAACAAAAGGGCTGCAATGCAATGTATCATAGGTGAAGGAGTTGAACAGAAGGGGTGCAAATGACTTGATTGGAGATTAAACAGTTGTAGTCCTTTACTTTCTTTAAAGCATTAAAGCTACGTTAACAAATTGAGGTTCGGTGCGTAAGGCTGACATAATCCCTATTTATCAGGGTTAAGTCCTGACTAGCACGTGGAAAAAATGATCTAGGCTAAATATTGAGCTCATGGCATCCACCTCGACTTTACAAGCACATTCCTAGATGACGCACTTGCTGGATTCCCTCCAGGCCGGGTCAGGTAGCTTTCTCTCCCATACACAATGCTTTACAAGGAAGTTAGGTCAGTTAATAGGTCTGTGAATAACTACTGTAGCACAGTGACATCGGGGCCAGCATTCAAaaagcttctcagagtaggagtgtggatctaggatcagttttgtctttcaaataataatgaataagattatatggatagggatgacctgatcctagatcagcactctaaCTCTCAGATGCTTTATGTATACGGGCCCAGGGCCTCCATGTCAATGAAATCCTTTTCATTATGACCTAAAAGAcacagctgatcctagatcagcactcctaatcTGACATGCTTTATTCGTGAATATGGGCCTGGGACACCAACCTGCTGTATGGTCCTGGAGTCCTTGGGAGCGCTCTCTCTAGCGGGGACTTTCCCAAACAGCTTCCAACCAGGGACATTCTGAGACGGACCCTTCGGCTCTCTCTGCTTCTTGGGAAATAAACTCCTGACCAGACAGAAAAGCCAGGGCAAATGAGTGGGCAATTTTTAATGATGACACACTTATTTTATTCCCCCCTGTCAGCTAAACGGTTTTGATGAGTCGACGTACTGAGAAATCAGGGTTATTAGTGTCTCTCTGAATCATTTCCTAGATCAAACAAAAGTCATACTGATATGGTCAGTTCAGTTGACACTGAAGGAGGGATACGCTGCCACTCTTATTTAATCAACTGGATCAATTTCACCTGATCCTATGTGGGATCATAAACCTAAGGGTTAACACTTTACATGAAGGTATGCTCAAAAGGGTTTACAAAGGAGTTATAAGTAGTTCGACTGTTAATTACTATattacatcaatcaatcaatcaaatgtatttataaagcccttcttacatcagctgatgtcacaaaattATAGCTACCAATCACGTTCTAAGTATTTATTAGAGACGTATAAACTATCTATGGACCAATAATTAAGTGTTTCTAATCAATTTGCACCTACTGTAAAGTGTAACAACCTAGGGGATGTCTGTGTGTGGGAACACCATTACTACGGTATTCACTGCAGCTGGCTCCATTTCCACCAGGTCTCTGCCTGCTCTAAATGTTGAATGAGACAGAGGCCTAGTTCTAGCTCTGGCTTTGTTCATTATGTCCTGGTGTGCTGTTACAATACCAATACACCGTTTTGTAGGCGAGCAAGGTTATTGGCAGTGACTGCTGTTTTAAAGGGTTTCAATTGCatcgataacatggctatacggAGTATAAAGGCAAACATTGATGTAAAGCGAAGTATGCACACTGTGACAAAGTTCCTACCTCTCGTCCTTGCAAAAAAAATGCACTCGTCACCATGCAAATAATCTCAGCCAACAAATACAACAACTCATTTACCTGCCAAAATACTCAGCAATGCCGGGTCTTTTGGACTGTAAAGCCAGTTCTGAGGGGTCTACCGAGACTACACTCAGGCCCTCTGGTATATCCCCTGGGGCGGACTGACGTCTGCTGGACTCAAAGGTGTTCCTGGAGCTCAGACTGACGTCCATGAACCTGAGGTCACTGTGGCCCTGGGCCCCCAGCTCCGCGAAGGTCTCCCCATCCTCATCCCCTGGACTGAGAATGGTGGAGGAGTCATAGCTCAGACTGTTGGGCACAGTCCTGGTCCTGAGGGCCTGAGGATGGGGTCTGGAAGAAAGATCATCTCCTAGGTGACCAGATGCTGAAGGTTCCTCTCCCTGAATGGTGTCTGGTTTAGCACTGACCCTGCAGGGGTCATTTGTTGGTGCTGGGCTTGATGGTAAACCCTGAGAGGTGAGATTAGCACCACCAGATAGACCTCCTGCTACGCTAGCTTGTGTCCTAGGCTGGGCCCCGGCTCCGTCGGGTTCCACTCTGATATTGCAGGATTCTGGATGTCCCTCCCTTGCACTCATTGCAATTGAGGAGGGTTTTTCACactgtgtgttagagagacatgTTGCGGCACCATCCGAAATAATTGTTACCACTGTCTCTGTGTGCAACTTGGCGCTGCTGTGTCCTATAAATAATCCACCATTTGCCATTTTGGCCTCCTTGTCAGGGGTCATACTCCAGTTAATCGGTGGCCTAATAACAGCATCACTGCTGAGGGTGCTCTGAATAACACTGTCTGTGTCCCAATTCGAGAGCCCCTCTGGAACAGTCCGGGAGGCAGCTGTGCAGCTCAGTTCAAGCTGTCCATTGCAGGAGTGTGTCATTGACTCTACAGTCTCAGCTGCTGTCACAAAGTTCAATGGCGGATGACAGGCATCTACTTCTTCTTCTGCAGAGGATTCCTTGTTCTTCTCTGCCAGTGAAATCCCCTGGAGAGCATTCCCGTCCATTTCCTTTCGATTCACCGCAGCGATAGCAGAGGAGTTCCCTGCCTTGGCGCCTACCATTGTTGACTCAGTAAACCCGTTAGTAGCGGAGTCACAACCTGGCTCAGAAATAACACAATTGCTTACAGTGCCACCGGATGGACTGTCAGTAACTAAAACCGTGGAACCGCCAATATCCTTTCCTGCTTCACCCGACTCCCTGCTGTCACTGCAACCCGTTTCATCCTTGCTGACATGTTTAGAGATACAAGCTGCCGCTTCGGCGGTACCGTGAGACAGCGGCTCGGTGACATATGTGCTGCTGGTCCCCTTTTCGTTCACATCAACACAGAAAGCCGGTGGAGAAGAGACATTATATGCCTTTTCCATATCATTCACATTCCCCACACCACCGCTCCATAACAAAAACGCTGTGGTGGCTGGTTCAGCTTTGCTTGCCCTTTCCCCGTTTTTCCTTGTCTAGCTATTATGCCTATCATGATCTCAGAGAGTATCGCTCATTACAGAATGACGCAAATCAAAATACGGTTGCTATTCCGAGCGACGGCGGCAGGAAAAGGGGGAATATCAGTCGCCTGGTCGTGTATAATTTTTGTTATTAGAAAAACCGGCAGCCGCCCCCATTTGGGCGGTGAGCAGGAGCCATTTTGAGATTCCAATGACGTAGAAGGGGGGAGCAAATCACCAGCCACGCAGACGGAAAATATGGGATGAGGGGACATCTGCTGTCCATACGGAGCTATAACACGCCTGGTTTATCCGACACGAGTTTTTTTTAAAGCACAACGCGCAGGTATTCAGGCTTCGTTGGTTCAGCACAAGTATCCCGTATTTTGTAAAGAAACACACAACAATCAAGGTAGGCTAAGACCTGGAAAGAGTTGATCACTCAGTAGACTACAGTTTAATTTAGTTCACTTCATATGCACATATGCACAGGCCACCTGTAGAGCCCAACTTagtttcagcaccacggacagcgcCAATGAAAATAACCACTTGGGCAGTGGGCACTGATTCGTCTTATTTACCGGTAGATGCATAGAGGCATCTAAATAAGATGCTATGATTAGGGACATCaaacgttcagcctgctgcacagagGACAGACCCTATAGTCCTGGGCCTTAGCATCAAAAAGTGATGAAGCCGTGACGTGGCGGATACACATGTTAATTTACACTGGCATGTACTCATAGGACCCAGGAGAAAAATAATGTAGCTTTCATCTCTGTGTTTCATCATTTTCCAAGCTGCtgaatctcaccggagaaagcattcGAGTGAGCAAAACagcgtccctctgtctctttatgtgtatgccatctatctgatgctatatggtcaaaaagagtatggcaTTGTTGCCGCCCCTagtattgaatgcaagggaagccagcgatcctatggcctcccttgataaaaaaatatatatatataaaataattgcTAATCAGacttgagctaaactgagtgagctcaactgtgaatggggCTGGAGCACCAAAGTGTAAAGGggagccagtttggatttggcttcactccaatCACGTTACATCAGGAGAAATAGgtaattgacagaaacaacttgaattgttgcatctacttgtgttgtcctccagtgggtagctagcttgctaaaattgaccctttcctaaattagccatggatggagataaggatttggacttatggttttacttaattctgcctactggccaatgattataatgacaattctgatccaaccataaattcatacattgtgcccctggcctgagaggatggaagctCAGTATGTaactagatgtagaaggctaatgttaactagctaacgttgcccatgaaaggaagttaggctagcgagcaagcattttagccaggtagcctaggacaacaaaaagtaaaagcgtgtactgtatgacagagtcatagacggtgaaagagaggatggcattggcatttctctacaagtaaggTGAGTCAACATGctttttctacttgcacaaacgcacgcacgcacacacacacacacacacacacataaatcagaaccatggccagccacatcatatttagcctATGTTGATTGGATTAAATTGtttctggtatcttttagttgtcactgtattagactaagcagaagtgatttgatgatgttgaaatattgaagttgaaatggtactagaatagtggaggcagctcctgttttctttgtgacatGCGGtcactctccgtggttctaaatcaatagttgttaagTAGTCCAGAAATGTTGGAAACAATAActtcttgaccatgctgtaggtcatgtaactgtttgttacatgcaatatgctttgtagacttcaccggacagatgttgctctccagttatgtgatgaaacaaaggtgtggttgaatttattctgccactgtgtcttcttattgtctcggccttaggcctatatatcacggtggcaaggcatatgaactaacaggttatagagcgaacaacgcaattatcacaacacaggttGTAACATGGCTTTTTGTCTGGCTTGGCTTccacagtgattttacccacgcgcTGCTACTAGCACCAAATTTGGTAGAGATGCTCTTTgggatttacagtgccttcagaaagtattcataccccttgaattattccacatgttgttgtgttacagcctgaattaaaaatttaTTAAATATACTCTTTTTCTCAATCATcagcacacaataccccataatgacaaagtgaaaacgtgtttttagacatttttgaaaatgttttgaaaatgaaatatctcatgacataagtattcacacccctgagtcaatacatgttagaatcacctttggcatggattacagctgtgagtctttcgtggtaaatctctaagagctttgcacacctggattgtacaatatttgcacataattctttaagctctgtcaagttggttgttgagcATTGCTAGTGTGCTAACTTTACAAGGAATATCCACAAGCGTTTCAATGTTCATTGCCTTTACTTACAAATGGTGTACAGCCATATACAAACGGTAAAAAACAGGAGAGCGATATGCCCAACTCAACATGTGGTAGTGTCATGTTAATTATGTAACAACTCTGGAGGGTAAAGGTCACGGTCAACACCAATGTccataatttacatttacatttacatttaagtaatttagcagacgctcttatccagagcgacttacaaattggtgcattcaccttatgatatccagtggaacaaccactttacaatagtgcatctaaatcttttagggggggtggggttagaaggattactttatcctatcccaggtattccttaaagag is a genomic window of Salmo trutta chromosome 10, fSalTru1.1, whole genome shotgun sequence containing:
- the tbc1d12b gene encoding TBC1 domain family member 12 isoform X1 translates to MEKAYNVSSPPAFCVDVNEKGTSSTYVTEPLSHGTAEAAACISKHVSKDETGCSDSRESGEAGKDIGGSTVLVTDSPSGGTVSNCVISEPGCDSATNGFTESTMVGAKAGNSSAIAAVNRKEMDGNALQGISLAEKNKESSAEEEVDACHPPLNFVTAAETVESMTHSCNGQLELSCTAASRTVPEGLSNWDTDSVIQSTLSSDAVIRPPINWSMTPDKEAKMANGGLFIGHSSAKLHTETVVTIISDGAATCLSNTQCEKPSSIAMSAREGHPESCNIRVEPDGAGAQPRTQASVAGGLSGGANLTSQGLPSSPAPTNDPCRVSAKPDTIQGEEPSASGHLGDDLSSRPHPQALRTRTVPNSLSYDSSTILSPGDEDGETFAELGAQGHSDLRFMDVSLSSRNTFESSRRQSAPGDIPEGLSVVSVDPSELALQSKRPGIAEYFGRSLFPKKQREPKGPSQNVPGWKLFGKVPARESAPKDSRTIQQESIPDGLTSVSTPNLLSAGEFEARVGKAGPGGTSAGTSPTQPQQGRRKNLDFEPLSTTALILEDRPANLPAKSVEEAQRHRQEYDEMVAEAKKRELKEAQRKRKEMKERFKQEESIANAMVVWNNDILPNWENTRNTRRVRELWWQGLPPNVRGKVWSLAIGNELNITPELYEIFLSRAKERWRSFSETGSETEADDGASVADRESSLDLIKLDISRTFPPLFIFQKGGPYHDLLHSVLGAYTCYRPDVGYVQGMSFIAAVLILNLEEADAFIAFANLLNKPCQLAFFRVDHDLMLKYFAAFEVFFEENLPRLFNHFQSSNLTPDLYLIDWIFTLYSKSLPLDVACRVWDVFCRDGEEFLFRTGLGILRLYEDVLLQMDFIRSAQFLTRLPEDIGSDRLFACIAAAPMLNGNRKWSQVFHALMKDNKDMDRNCNPALKSL
- the tbc1d12b gene encoding TBC1 domain family member 12 isoform X2, which gives rise to MEKAYNVSSPPAFCVDVNEKGTSSTYVTEPLSHGTAEAAACISKHVSKDETGCSDSRESGEAGKDIGGSTVLVTDSPSGGTVSNCVISEPGCDSATNGFTESTMVGAKAGNSSAIAAVNRKEMDGNALQGISLAEKNKESSAEEEVDACHPPLNFVTAAETVESMTHSCNGQLELSCTAASRTVPEGLSNWDTDSVIQSTLSSDAVIRPPINWSMTPDKEAKMANGGLFIGHSSAKLHTETVVTIISDGAATCLSNTQCEKPSSIAMSAREGHPESCNIRVEPDGAGAQPRTQASVAGGLSGGANLTSQGLPSSPAPTNDPCRVSAKPDTIQGEEPSASGHLGDDLSSRPHPQALRTRTVPNSLSYDSSTILSPGDEDGETFAELGAQGHSDLRFMDVSLSSRNTFESSRRQSAPGDIPEGLSVVSVDPSELALQSKRPGIAEYFGRSLFPKKQREPKGPSQNVPGWKLFGKVPARESAPKDSRTIQQEFEARVGKAGPGGTSAGTSPTQPQQGRRKNLDFEPLSTTALILEDRPANLPAKSVEEAQRHRQEYDEMVAEAKKRELKEAQRKRKEMKERFKQEESIANAMVVWNNDILPNWENTRNTRRVRELWWQGLPPNVRGKVWSLAIGNELNITPELYEIFLSRAKERWRSFSETGSETEADDGASVADRESSLDLIKLDISRTFPPLFIFQKGGPYHDLLHSVLGAYTCYRPDVGYVQGMSFIAAVLILNLEEADAFIAFANLLNKPCQLAFFRVDHDLMLKYFAAFEVFFEENLPRLFNHFQSSNLTPDLYLIDWIFTLYSKSLPLDVACRVWDVFCRDGEEFLFRTGLGILRLYEDVLLQMDFIRSAQFLTRLPEDIGSDRLFACIAAAPMLNGNRKWSQVFHALMKDNKDMDRNCNPALKSL